A part of Acropora palmata chromosome 8, jaAcrPala1.3, whole genome shotgun sequence genomic DNA contains:
- the LOC141890198 gene encoding uncharacterized protein LOC141890198: MAARTSMMLACLVLMVDSCPTSKPDPTDMSPAQTFHPYSCLDYLKRGASKCDVYKLFDSNGNSFPAYCDFQSERGTAWTLVMSWSHAHRALAPFRSGSFNVNSPVNENAFNWKMYRLSLARVRSLQSHSTHWRATCSYPIHGVDFRDYVRGNFKDFNIVDFVGAGQCKKVEFINIRGHDGMHRTARFWQKTGSEGLHIDSASRGCQFAPSSGAVASEDNFGYYKYTNPKFRCSKDDQSTTQWWFGGHL, translated from the exons ATGGCAGCGAGGACCTCAATGATGCTAGCTTGTCTTGTGCTTATG gtAGACTCCTGCCCTACTTCTAAGCCAGACCCTACAGACATGAGCCCAGCACAGACTTTCCATCCCTATTCCTGTCTGGATTACCTCAAGCGAGGCGCTTCCAAGTGTGATGTATACAAACTATTTGACTCCAATGGCAACAGTTTTCCAGCTTATTGCGATTTTCAGTCAGAGCGCGGCACTGCTTGGACCCTGGTGATGTCTTGGAGCCATGCTCATCGTGCCCTTGCCCCATTCCGGAGTGGTTCATTCAACGTGAACTCTCCAGTGAACGAGAACGCGTTCAACTGGAAAATGTACCGCCTGAGTTTGGCACGAGTGAGATCTCTGCAGAGTCATTCCACTCACTGGCGAGCAACATGCAGTTACCCAATCCACGGAGTGGATTTTCGAGATTACGTTCGAGGAAACTTCAAGGACTTCAATATTGTCGATTTCGTTGGTGCGGGCCAGTGTAAGAAGGTAGAGTTCATCAACATCCGAGGACACGATGGAATGCACCGTACAGCTCGTTTCTGGCAGAAAACTGGATCAGAGGGCCTGCACATCGATAGTGCAAGTCGTGGCTGTCAGTTTGCTCCATCTTCTGGCGCTGTTGCAAGCGAAGATAATTTTGGTTATTACAAGTATACCAACCCAAAGTTCCGCTGCTCCAAGGATGATCAGTCAACAACACAGTGGTGGTTTGGAGGTCATCTGTGA
- the LOC141889924 gene encoding uncharacterized protein LOC141889924: protein MGARILMMSACLVLMGYSCPTPPSVNTELTFHPFSCLDYLKRGVCNSSCGVYKLYESNGNSFPAYCDFQSERGTAWTLVMSWSKAHRALAPFRSASLNVNSPVNENAQNWKLYRLSLARMKSLQSHSTHWRATCSYPTHSVDFRDYVRGNFKDFDIVNYIGDGRCKKVEFVSIRNHKGMHQTAKFWQKNGVWGLHIDSSFADCQFKPSSGSVATEDNFGLYWNTNPKFRCSKDDQSTTQWWFGGHL from the exons ATGGGAGCGAGGATCTTAATGATGTCAGCTTGTCTTGTCCTTATG GGATATTCCTGTCCTACTCCTCCAAGCGTTAACACAGAACTGACTTTTCATCCCTTCTCCTGTCTGGACTACCTCAAGCGAGGCGTCTGCAATTCCAGTTGTGGTGTGTACAAACTGTATGAGTCCAACGGCAACAGTTTTCCAGCTTATTGCGATTTTCAGTCAGAGCGCGGCACTGCTTGGACCCTGGTGATGTCTTGGAGCAAAGCGCATCGTGCCCTTGCCCCATTCCGGAGTGCTTCACTCAACGTGAATTCTCCAGTGAACGAGAACGCCCAGAACTGGAAGCTGTACCGGCTGAGTTTGGCACGAATGAAATCCCTGCAGAGTCACTCCACTCACTGGCGAGCAACATGCAGTTACCCAACCCACAGTGTGGATTTCCGAGATTACGTTCGAGGAAACTTCAAAGATTTCGACATTGTCAATTACATTGGAGATGGCCGGTGTAAGAAGGTAGAGTTTGTCAGCATCCGAAATCACAAGGGAATGCACCAAACAGCAAAGTTCTGGCAGAAAAATGGGGTATGGGGCCTGCACATCGATAGTTCGTTTGCTGACTGTCAATTCAAACCATCTTCTGGCTCGGTTGCAACCGAAGATAATTTTGGCCTGTATTGGAATACCAACCCGAAGTTCCGCTGCTCGAAGGATGATCAGTCAACAACACAGTGGTGGTTTGGAGGCCATCTGTGA
- the LOC141890889 gene encoding uncharacterized protein LOC141890889 produces MNCPGLKKAIEDYICSEVNDECKKLCSKKDASLLRSATKDSIFNFSWETVGKELADKASFFHRLLLASANPKSLCQSRNTERYPGVCAAAAVLLKNRDKGMSLVPYVISTILKVGRTSKKALVRLNKLGITMSPKSIKRPWTFLELIMTCHSKCGKKTAPNFLRKAAYWHVKEEIWKQEKRSLTSSLLQGRMLLME; encoded by the exons ATGAATTGCCCAGGTCTAAAGAAAGCCATAGAGGACTACATTTGTTCGGAAGTAAATGACGAATGCAAGAAACTCTGTTCGAAGAAGGATGCTTCTCTGTTACGATCGGCTACAAAGGAtagcattttcaatttttcctgGGAAACAGTTGGTAAAGAATTGGCTGACAAAGCATCTTTCTTTCATCGCTTGCTCTTAGCTTCGGCGAATCCAAAATCACTTTGCCAAAGCAGGAATACCGAAAGATACCCTGGTGTTTGTGCAGCAGCCGCGGTATTGTTGAAAAACCGAGACAAGGGAATGAGCTTGGTGCCTTATGTTATCAGCACGATTCTCAAGGTTGGGAGGACTTCTAAGAAG GCCCTTGTCAGACTTAACAAACTTGGAATAACTATGTCTCCCAAGAGCATTAAAAGGCCCTGGACCTTCTTGGAGTTGATTATGACCTGCCACTCCAAATGTGGAAAGAAAACAGCAccaaatttcttgagaaaAGCTGCCTATTGGCACGTGAAAGAAGAGATttggaaacaagaaaagaggAGCTTGACCAGCTCTCTGCTGCAGGGGAGGATGTTGTTGATGGAGTAA